The genomic region TTGCCGAGACTGTTCCCGCATTCAGCCAGAGCCGCTCGGCTACCGTAGGCGTGCGGATCAACAACGGTCACAGAATACGTTGCTCCGATGGCGTCAGACTCCTCAGGATGCGCGGCTTCCGCAATGTTCGCGCCCTGGATTGCCGCGGCAGCCACTTTCTTTACCGGGGTGACAGGCAGCGCAGAACCTACGACGTCACGGTTCGGGCCAGAGACGGCAGAATAACCAATGTTCGCCCTGTGAGATGGCGTCGCTGATCCTTGCGGCGTCATCATTTTTGGTTATCAAGAAAGGAACACTGCTGTGTCGGAACTGGTCGTTATTGGGTTTGATACCGTCGGAGAGGCGGACGCCGTGCTTTTGAAGCTCAACCAGCTTCAAAAGGAATATCTCGTCGATCTCGAAGACGCTGTGATCGTCGTTCGTGACGAACAAGGCAAGGTTCATCTCAAACAGAAGTACAATATGCTCGCCATGGGCGCAGGGTCGGGATTGCTTTCCGGTGCGATATGGGGCGGACTGGTCGGGCTTATATTCCTCAACCCGCTTGCCGGCATGGCTCTTGGCGGGGCGGTGGGAGCCGGGGCAGGAGCCTTGTCGGGTTCGCTCGCCGACTACGGGATCGATGACAAGTTCA from Brucella intermedia LMG 3301 harbors:
- a CDS encoding DUF1269 domain-containing protein translates to MSELVVIGFDTVGEADAVLLKLNQLQKEYLVDLEDAVIVVRDEQGKVHLKQKYNMLAMGAGSGLLSGAIWGGLVGLIFLNPLAGMALGGAVGAGAGALSGSLADYGIDDKFIVSLGETIPENSSALFVLLRKIQWDRVMADFPDLRGRVLKTSLSVEQEKRLKEALEGALPATS